In the Ornithodoros turicata isolate Travis chromosome 5, ASM3712646v1, whole genome shotgun sequence genome, GGTGCCCCCAACGGAAGCACATACGGCTGGTACCGGGGTTCAAATGATGGATACCTATGTGTCTTCCTTAACTGACCTCCTATATCGGCGTCCTAAATCATTATATTGTGACCTCTTGACCACCACATCATGGTCATTTCAGTtatcgcattttttttttcactcgtgCGTAAGATACTAAAAAGTAACTAACTCACAGTTAGTCTTCACATATAGTAACTGAGCAAGAGTTAGTTTTTTTAAACGTAATTAGTCATAGCTGCGGTTATCACGTTAAAGTAAGTgagttactttacagttacagtttataAGAAACTTCTGCGAAGCGTCATACAAACTATGTTTGAAATGCGTGTACTATCTAATTGTCATGCGAAAGGGAAAGGGACATGTTTTGTACTGCAAGCAACGCTCTTCTATGTGCTAGTCACGGTAATAAATAATAAAGGGTAGAACTGTTCCGTGAGTCGCGTGCCAGTAGAATGACTGCGGAGAGTGTTGTACCACGAAACTGTAACTTTCCTAAAAATTCAGGGCATCTTCATTCCATCTTCGATCTTCATTCAATTCATGACCATTATTACTTCGTTATGCGGACTGGTACGCTTAAGCTGCTTTAGGAACCGTGTCTGCTCTTTTGCTACGAAGTAGTGAGTCTTGCGATCTTCACTCTTTTGTGAGGCGGAACTGGAGGTCCTCATACGCAATTATCATAGTTTCAAGTCCGCTACGGAGTCTTGGTACCCACTGTTTGAAGAACACATCGCCAATTAAATCCTCGTGCCAAGTTGAATTAGCTTCGAAATATTCGTTCTCTTCCGTAACGCCAGGACACGTTTTGGCGTCTGCGCACTCTCCCTTCTGTCAATTATGTTTCGCTATGTTTTGCTGATACGTTTACATTCCTAGTTATGTTTTGCTGATACGTTTACATGCCTAgttatgtttagctgatatctcgcacatatgtttagctgacatgtttagctATGTTCAGCTGGAATGTATAGCTGATACTTAGCTGaaatgtttagctgatatatttagCTATGTTTAGGTGATACATTTAGATATGTTCAgttatgtttagctgatatgtttggcgATGATTAGCTATGTTGAACTATGCTTTGCAGATATGCTCGCTGACATATTTAgttatgtttagctgatattttagctgatatataTGAGTAGCTATGTCTGGCTAAGATTTGCTATATTTAGCTATTTATAGCTGGTATGTTGATTTTCAgcttaactgatattttagctgacatgttaGACCGATATGTTTTGCTGTGTTAAGCTGGTGTGTTTAGCTGAAAGATTTGGCCATGCTCAGCTATATTTAGCTTATATGCTTATGTATGTTCgtctgatatgtttagctgtaTTTACCTATGTATAGCTGGTATGTTTAGCTTTACTTAGCCATTGTTCAGCCTCAtttagctgatatatttagCTTATGATATACTTAGCTATGTCTATggttagctgatattttagctgatattttagctgacatgtttagctCATAAATTTGGCTACGTTTAGATATATCTAGCGATGTTTACTTGATATGTTTAGCTCACGtattagctgatattttagctaacATGTTTAGCTGACAAAATCGGGTATGTTTAGCTATGTCTAACTacgtttagctgatatgtttagcagacatgttagctgatattttagctgacgtgATTTGCTATCTTAAAatatatttagctgatatatttTTCTATGTTTGGCTGGTAGGTTAACCATTGTCTAGCTGTGCATAGcttatgtttagctgatattttagctgacatgtttggCTGATAAAATAGGATATTCAGGTATGTCTAGCtctgtttagctgatatgtttagctcgCATGTTAGCTGacatgttagctgatatgttgaGCTGACGTGTTAGGTGATATTTTATCTGACATGTTTAGCTATGTTAACCTATTTTTAGCTGATATATCAAAATCGGCTATGTTCAGCTATGTCTATGTTTATCTCGCATCTTGGCTGATGTGTTTTGCTGACATGTTTAGCTGGTAAATTCGGCTATGTTCAGCTATGGCTATTTTTAGCTGATACGTTTAGCTCACAtattaactgatattttagctgacatgtttgcggatattttagctgacatgttcAGCTGATGTTTTAGCGGACATCTTCGGCTGATAAAATCGGTTATGTTCAGCTGTGTCTatttttagctgatatgtttagcttaCATATTAGCTGATATGTTTTGCTGACATGTTAGCTGATACTTTCGCTAGCATGTTTAGCTCATAAATTCGGCGATGTTCAGCTATGTTTAGCTCATATGTTTAGCTCACAtattagctgatattttagctagcatgtttagctgataaattCGGCTATGTTCAGCTATGtctagctatgtttagctgacatgttagctgatattttagctgacgtgTTTAGCTATGTTAACctatatttagctgatatatttCCCTTCTGTCAATTATGTTTAGCTATGTTTGGCTGataagttaaaggggcacaaaacaggtcgagGGACATTCTCGAATTATTATGctcaatgaaagaacgtagctCGCGATATCgaaatatgaaattcttttgcttcAAACGAGCGTCTTCAACGTGAAAGCTGATAAAATCGGCTATGTTCAGCTATATCAATGCTTAGCTCACATATTAGCTGATGTGTTTTGTTGAcgtgttagctgatatgtttagcgaCATGTTAGCttatattttagctgatataaaTTCGGCTTAATTCGGGATAAAATTCGGGATAAATTCGGCTATCCCCAGCTAGGGCTATTTTTAGCTGATAGGTTTAGCTAACAtattagctgatattttagctaccATGATTAGCTATCTTAACCTATGTTTGGCTGATATATTTCCCTTCTGCCAATTCTGTCTAGCTGTGTTTGACTGGTAGGTTAATCGATGTCTAGCTGTGCTTagcctatgtttagctgatattttatgTGACATGTTTAGCTGCCaagtttagctgatattttagcggaATGTTTAGCTGATAAAATCGGATATTCAGGTATGTCTAGCTCTGTTTAGATGATATGTTTAGCTCACATattagctgacatgtttagctatgtttagctgacatgtttcgctgacatgtttagctgatatgtttagctgacgTGTTAGCTGACGtgttagctgatattttagctaacACGATTAGCTATCTTAACCTATGTTTggggggtatatataagtttaataaacaggaggtggcgtccacgcaaggagaggtcagccagacctatgtcggcttgctacgccctggtggagcaaaaaaaaaagaagaaaaaaaacccGGCCGGTTTCTTTGCAGTGGGGGCGAGTGCCCAGGGCCACGGTTCTCAGTTCACAACGTAACACTCAGTTGGGTGTCCTGTAGGTATTGCAGGAGAGCCCTTGTAACGGCTCCCTGCTGTTGGCGTGCGACGGGGCCGAGAAGCACGGCCAGTGAGAGCGAGCCGTGTCCCAGGCGTTGGAGGCGATTGGCGAGGACAGCGCGGGCTGCAGAGTACTCCGAGCAGGTTAGTAGGAGGTGCTCAACGTCTGCTACTGCGCCACAGGTAGCGCAGCTAGCTGAGCGACGCTTTCCGACACTGCACAGGTATTGCGGTGTATATGCGACGTTGAGTCGGAGCCGATGCAGCAGCGTTTCTTCTGCGCGGACGAGCTGCTGGTATGGAGCGAATTGCATTGTCGGGTCAATGGACTGGATATACGCATTGGAGCGTACAGCGTCTTCGACAGAGCGACGCATTTCGGAGGCACACCACTCGCGGATCTTTAAAAGACAGGCGGACGATGTGAGCGGCATACTAGCTGGCGGGCCGACGTCTTGGTGGGCACGCCTCGCGGCGGCGTCCGCTCGGGAGTTCCCACTGAGGCCTATGTGGCTGGGAATCCACTGTAGCCGCACACCGTGGCCAGAGCCGCAAAGAGAGTCGCATGCGGCGATGATAGCCGTTTGGAGGTCGCTGATGATTTTGGTGGCGTGAGAACTCAGGATCTCCAGGGCTGgcttgctgtcggtgaggatcgtcCACTCTGCAGGTGGGGAGGACGAGATGTGCTGAAGGGCCATATTGATTGCGAATAGCTCTGCTTCCGTGGAGGACGTCTCGttggggagcttggacgctttcTCAAAATCTTCGTGGGGCACATAAAAGGCTGCAGCTGCTCCACCAGGTATCACAGACCCATCAGTATAGACGGTCGGCCTTCCGTGGTGCAGCGAGGCTAGGTGTTCCAGGGCAAGTTGACGTGCTACAGGCGCTGGCGTGTCGCTTTTTTTCCCGAGGCCATGGATAAATGTGCATATGGGAGGTTGGTCGAGAGCCCATGTTGGGGTAGCATACGATACGTGAGATGTGGGAGGTGGGACAACACCCTTCAGACGGCGCACTGCGCTACCAAAGGCAGACGCGGGGCTGTCGTGGTCAATGGTCCTGAGGTAGTGGAAAGGGTGCCGAGTCATTAGCCGCGTGTAAATGCGGAGGGTCTCTCTATCTCGCAGGGTGGTAACAAGTGGTTCCCTGGCCTCTGCAAGTACCGAATAAGTTTCCGTTGTCTTGGGTAAGCCCAGGCATGCGCGAAGGCTGCGAGACTGAATGTCCAGGAGTTCCCGCTCGTGAGTCGTCCGCAGGCCGTGCAGCACTGGGATGCTGTACCGCAGGAAGCCGAGCACGAGGGAGCTGTGAATTTGGCGAAGATCGCGACAGGTGGGGCCCTAAGACGCTCCGGAGATGCGGCGTAGGACGTTCACTGATCTGCTCGTCTTGACGGAGAGGTTCTTTATGTGCTTAGACCACGAGAGCTGTCTGTCAATAATCGcgccaaggtacttgcagtGCGTCACAAATTGAAGCGGGGTTCCGGCAACATGGAGAGGGTAGCTGGTGAAGGGCCGCCGAGTAAACGCCATGGCGGCTGTCTTGCTAGGGGATACACGGAGTCCTCGGTCGGCAAGGTAAGACGCGGTGGTGTTGAGAGCGCCTTGTAAGCGTTGTTGAATGGCGTCCCGTCGGACTCCGGatgtccatatgcagatgtcgtcggcatagaTTGTGGTGCGGATATGCTCAGAGAGGCACGCCGGGAGTGATGCCATAATCAGATTGAACAGCAGCGGACTCAGTACACTACCTTGTGGCACTCCACGGGAGACGGGAAAAGCTGGCGTATCTCCTGATGCAGTACGGACGAACAGCGTCCGGCCGGACAGAAAGTCACGGACCCAAGAAACCATTCGAGCTCCCACTCCCGACTCTTGCAGGGTAGCAACAACG is a window encoding:
- the LOC135395207 gene encoding uncharacterized protein LOC135395207: MAFTRRPFTSYPLHVAGTPLQFVTHCKYLGAIIDRQLSWSKHIKNLSVKTSRSVNVLRRISGASLVLGFLRYSIPVLHGLRTTHERELLDIQSRSLRACLGLPKTTETYSVLAEAREPLVTTLRDRETLRIYTRLMTRHPFHYLRTIDHDSPASAFGSAVRRLKGVVPPPTSHVSYATPTWALDQPPICTFIHGLGKKSDTPAPVARQLALEHLASLHHGRPTVYTDGSVIPGGAAAAFYVPHEDFEKASKLPNETSSTEAELFAINMALQHISSSPPAEWTILTDSKPALEILSSHATKIISDLQTAIIAACDSLCGSGHGVRLQWIPSHIGLSGNSRADAAARRAHQDVGPPASMPLTSSACLLKIREWCASEMRRSVEDAVRSNAYIQSIDPTMQFAPYQQLVRAEETLLHRLRLNVAYTPQYLCSVGKRRSASCATCGAVADVEHLLLTCSEYSAARAVLANRLQRLGHGSLSLAVLLGPVARQQQGAVTRALLQYLQDTQLSVTL